The Planococcus liqunii genome includes a region encoding these proteins:
- a CDS encoding copper ion binding protein, whose protein sequence is MNGILKVEGMSCGHCVNAVESIAGGHQGVKAVKVDLAKGEVAVEFDSSKTSLIEIQEIIEEKGYRVV, encoded by the coding sequence ATGAACGGAATATTGAAAGTAGAAGGGATGTCTTGTGGACATTGTGTAAATGCGGTTGAATCCATCGCAGGTGGCCATCAAGGCGTAAAAGCGGTAAAAGTGGATCTTGCTAAAGGTGAAGTGGCAGTGGAGTTTGACAGCAGTAAAACATCATTGATTGAAATTCAAGAAATAATTGAAGAAAAAGGATACAGGGTCGTATAA
- a CDS encoding heavy metal translocating P-type ATPase, with translation MDHSKHVGHVHHEAQVQEGSHGPSDSAEHHNHGEHDHHQHHGNFKEIFLKSLPLGMIILVLSPMMDVRLFFQFTFPYSDIVVAVLATILLVYGGKPFFQGAIGEFKQKAPGMMALVSLGLSVSYLYSIYAVLARYVTGQHIMDFFFEFSSLLLIMLLGHWIEMKAVGEAGDAQKSLAELVPKDAHVVLEDDSIETRPVAELKVGDFVRVQAGENVPADGIIKRGASRINEALLTGESKPVEKGVGDKVIGGSTNGEGILYLEVQETGDQSFISQVQALIGQAQNQPSRAENLAQKVAGWLFYIAIAAAIIAFGVWLYIADFQTAILFTVTTLVIACPHALGLAIPLVIARSTSLGASRGLLVKDREALELANKADVMILDKTGTLTTGEFKVLNMETLDSQYTKAEITALMAGIEGGSSHPIAQSIVHYAEEQGIQPAGFDQIEVVSGAGVEGNANGRNYKLISQKELGKAVAVDVPKGATLSILIEDGKPIGTVALGDELKETSKTLIRSLKQNSIQPIMATGDNETAAQGVAEELGIEYRANQSPQDKYDLVESLKNKGQTVIMVGDGVNDAPSLAMADVGVAVGAGTQVAIDSADVILTQSDPGDIESFIELANKTTGKMKQNLVWGAGYNFIAIPVAAGVLASIGITLAPAAGAVLMSVSTVIVAINAMTLKLKS, from the coding sequence ATGGATCATTCTAAACACGTCGGGCATGTTCATCACGAAGCACAAGTGCAAGAAGGCAGTCATGGCCCCAGCGATTCTGCCGAGCATCATAATCACGGTGAACATGACCACCATCAGCACCATGGGAACTTCAAAGAAATTTTCCTGAAGTCTCTGCCGCTGGGAATGATCATTCTGGTACTGTCGCCAATGATGGACGTTCGGCTTTTCTTTCAATTTACTTTCCCATACTCGGATATTGTAGTCGCTGTCTTAGCAACTATCTTATTGGTTTATGGGGGGAAACCCTTCTTTCAAGGGGCAATAGGCGAATTCAAGCAGAAAGCTCCAGGCATGATGGCCCTTGTCTCTTTAGGGCTATCTGTTTCATATCTGTATAGTATTTATGCAGTGCTTGCCCGCTATGTGACCGGCCAACACATTATGGATTTCTTTTTTGAGTTCTCCTCCTTGCTCTTGATCATGCTCCTAGGCCACTGGATTGAAATGAAAGCTGTCGGCGAAGCAGGGGACGCACAAAAATCTCTCGCTGAATTGGTGCCGAAAGATGCACATGTGGTTTTGGAAGACGACTCGATTGAGACTCGTCCAGTAGCTGAGTTGAAAGTGGGGGATTTTGTACGGGTGCAGGCTGGCGAAAACGTTCCTGCTGATGGCATCATCAAACGAGGAGCTTCCCGCATCAATGAGGCATTGCTGACCGGAGAATCCAAACCCGTTGAAAAAGGGGTTGGAGATAAGGTGATCGGTGGTTCCACGAACGGCGAAGGCATCTTGTATCTTGAAGTGCAGGAAACGGGTGACCAGTCGTTCATTTCTCAAGTCCAAGCCTTGATTGGCCAGGCCCAAAATCAGCCTTCAAGAGCTGAAAACTTGGCCCAAAAAGTAGCCGGCTGGCTATTCTATATCGCCATTGCGGCGGCCATAATTGCATTTGGGGTTTGGCTGTATATAGCAGATTTCCAAACTGCCATTCTCTTTACAGTCACGACGCTGGTTATCGCTTGTCCGCATGCTCTCGGCCTTGCCATTCCTTTAGTGATAGCTCGAAGCACCAGCCTCGGTGCAAGCCGTGGATTGTTAGTGAAAGACCGTGAAGCATTGGAACTGGCGAACAAGGCCGACGTGATGATACTGGATAAAACCGGCACGTTGACTACCGGGGAATTCAAAGTATTGAATATGGAAACGCTGGATAGCCAATATACCAAAGCTGAAATCACAGCCCTAATGGCTGGAATTGAAGGCGGATCAAGCCATCCTATCGCCCAATCGATTGTCCATTACGCTGAGGAGCAAGGGATTCAGCCGGCCGGTTTCGATCAGATTGAGGTTGTGTCTGGTGCCGGTGTCGAAGGAAACGCCAATGGACGGAACTACAAACTAATCAGTCAAAAGGAGCTTGGAAAAGCTGTTGCGGTGGATGTTCCAAAAGGAGCCACATTAAGCATACTGATTGAAGACGGAAAACCCATTGGTACGGTCGCATTAGGGGATGAATTAAAAGAAACGAGTAAAACGCTGATACGGTCATTGAAGCAGAACAGTATTCAACCAATTATGGCTACAGGCGACAATGAAACGGCCGCCCAGGGCGTAGCGGAGGAACTGGGCATTGAATACAGAGCCAACCAATCGCCGCAGGATAAATACGATTTGGTCGAATCTCTGAAAAACAAAGGGCAAACCGTGATCATGGTCGGCGATGGCGTCAACGATGCCCCATCTCTTGCGATGGCAGACGTTGGTGTCGCAGTCGGAGCCGGAACTCAAGTCGCTATCGATTCCGCTGATGTAATTTTGACGCAGTCGGATCCAGGAGATATCGAATCGTTTATTGAATTGGCCAATAAAACAACCGGCAAAATGAAACAAAACCTCGTTTGGGGAGCCGGATATAACTTTATTGCCATTCCCGTAGCTGCCGGAGTTTTAGCTTCCATTGGGATTACGTTAGCCCCTGCAGCAGGAGCGGTCCTGATGTCCGTATCGACTGTCATTGTGGCAATTAATGCGATGACCTTAAAACTGAAGAGCTAG
- a CDS encoding cysteine hydrolase family protein, which yields MSTALIIVDIQKDYFPNGKMELSNPEEAAANAAKVLDWFRKNQKENIFHVQHVASDPAMGFFLPDTEGTEIHKAVHPLEHESIIIKHFANSFLQTDLESQLKEKGITKLVVVGMMTHMCIDATVRAAVDLGYETTLIEDACATRELTYQDKVVSAEQVHYAFVGALQGMYAEVTSTEAFLQQKAAIL from the coding sequence ATGAGTACAGCTTTGATTATTGTCGATATTCAAAAAGACTATTTTCCAAACGGCAAGATGGAATTAAGCAATCCTGAAGAAGCAGCTGCCAATGCAGCGAAAGTTCTTGACTGGTTCAGAAAAAATCAGAAAGAAAACATTTTCCATGTTCAGCACGTAGCAAGCGACCCTGCAATGGGCTTCTTTCTACCGGATACAGAAGGCACTGAAATACACAAAGCGGTTCATCCTTTGGAACACGAAAGCATCATCATCAAGCATTTCGCGAACAGCTTTTTGCAAACCGATTTGGAAAGCCAATTAAAAGAAAAAGGAATAACGAAGCTTGTAGTGGTGGGAATGATGACACATATGTGTATCGACGCAACCGTGCGTGCTGCTGTAGATTTGGGCTACGAAACAACATTGATTGAAGATGCCTGTGCAACTCGTGAGTTGACTTACCAGGACAAAGTCGTTTCAGCGGAACAGGTCCATTATGCGTTTGTCGGTGCACTTCAAGGCATGTACGCCGAAGTAACATCAACCGAAGCTTTCTTGCAACAAAAAGCCGCTATCCTTTAA
- a CDS encoding sigma-70 family RNA polymerase sigma factor produces MSRDFAEKRLNEEQLKQVMNLYGEYLIRLAFLYVKDWAVAEDIVQEVFIAYYRKSNQFEERSSLKTYLSKIAINKCHDHLRSWKNKRSYLTEAMGQLVSRAQTPEEAFDQHSAQAVLMRNVLEMPIKYREVVLLYYYQEFTTKEISRLLSCSENTVKTRLRRAKVLLKDKIDSREWEGLLDEQI; encoded by the coding sequence GTGTCGAGGGACTTTGCAGAAAAAAGGTTAAATGAAGAACAACTAAAGCAAGTTATGAATCTGTACGGAGAATACTTGATTCGTTTAGCTTTTTTATATGTAAAGGACTGGGCAGTAGCTGAAGACATCGTACAGGAAGTTTTTATCGCTTATTATCGGAAATCGAATCAATTTGAAGAACGTTCCTCCCTTAAAACCTATCTTTCTAAAATCGCCATCAACAAATGCCACGATCACCTCAGGAGCTGGAAAAACAAACGTTCCTACTTAACAGAGGCGATGGGCCAGTTGGTTTCCCGGGCCCAAACCCCTGAAGAAGCATTTGATCAGCATTCGGCACAAGCTGTTCTAATGAGGAACGTATTGGAGATGCCAATCAAGTACCGGGAAGTTGTCCTGCTCTACTATTACCAGGAGTTCACCACTAAAGAAATCAGCCGCCTGTTGAGTTGTTCGGAAAATACCGTGAAAACACGGTTGAGAAGAGCAAAGGTTCTGTTGAAGGACAAGATAGATTCAAGAGAATGGGAGGGGCTGCTTGATGAACAAATTTAA
- a CDS encoding MFS transporter, translating into MATQTQTIQQPDPKRWKALALLCFANFLVMMDSAIVQIALPSIKETLGYSQESLQWVMSAFLLFFGGFLLLGGRLADLFGNRRIFNLGVIILIISSLLAGLAWSETSLNVARGAQGLASAFIAPAALSLIMLLFSANPKEMGKALAFWGLSGAAGGALGIVLGGVITEVFGWRWTLLIYVPLSFIVLILSPKLLQKSVRRAAGRVDYLGAVLVTVSLMLIVYGIVMAEQSSWQSFNTLSSLAVGIVLFLIFLLVQAKKKDPLVPLNIFKTPNLTIGNISVFLIAASWFPLIYILVLYLQQVLQLSPLGGAMALLPMPILMAIFMIAVAEKLMAKLGIKKTLIVGFIILGTGSILFSQSATIEGNYWTNVLLASLLAALGNALAYLPATTASVAAVESERSGLASGLYNTFYQVGSAIGLAIMVAIAGAATASSGSADPIEALNAGFQQAFFWSGIIAFAGAILSLIFVRTPELAQIPAEE; encoded by the coding sequence ATGGCTACACAAACACAAACGATTCAACAACCAGATCCAAAACGCTGGAAAGCATTAGCTCTTTTGTGCTTTGCAAACTTTCTTGTGATGATGGACTCGGCGATTGTCCAAATTGCTTTGCCTTCCATTAAAGAGACACTCGGGTATAGCCAGGAAAGCCTGCAATGGGTGATGAGTGCCTTTCTTCTTTTCTTTGGCGGATTCCTGCTGCTTGGCGGCCGTTTGGCGGATTTATTCGGCAACCGGCGCATCTTTAATCTAGGCGTTATTATTTTAATCATATCTTCGTTACTTGCTGGTCTTGCTTGGAGTGAAACAAGCCTGAACGTGGCACGGGGTGCCCAAGGATTGGCCTCTGCTTTCATCGCACCAGCGGCATTGTCGTTAATCATGCTGCTGTTTTCTGCCAACCCGAAAGAGATGGGAAAAGCCCTGGCTTTCTGGGGACTTTCCGGGGCTGCCGGCGGCGCACTGGGCATCGTGCTCGGCGGTGTGATTACAGAAGTGTTCGGATGGCGCTGGACGCTACTGATTTATGTACCGCTCAGTTTCATCGTGCTAATCTTGTCACCCAAGCTTTTGCAAAAGAGCGTACGCAGAGCAGCCGGCCGCGTCGATTATCTTGGAGCGGTGTTAGTGACTGTTTCGCTTATGCTGATCGTATATGGCATCGTCATGGCCGAGCAAAGCAGCTGGCAGTCGTTCAATACCTTATCGTCTTTGGCAGTTGGCATTGTTCTGTTCTTGATATTCCTGTTGGTTCAGGCAAAGAAAAAGGACCCGCTCGTGCCGCTAAATATTTTTAAGACGCCTAACCTGACCATCGGGAATATTTCGGTATTCCTGATTGCGGCATCGTGGTTCCCATTGATCTATATTTTGGTGCTGTACTTGCAGCAAGTCTTGCAGCTTTCACCACTCGGCGGAGCAATGGCCTTATTGCCGATGCCGATCTTGATGGCCATCTTCATGATTGCGGTAGCAGAAAAACTGATGGCCAAATTGGGCATCAAGAAAACATTGATTGTTGGGTTCATTATTCTCGGAACCGGGTCCATCCTGTTTTCCCAATCGGCAACAATCGAAGGGAATTACTGGACGAACGTCTTACTCGCGTCGCTACTGGCAGCACTGGGCAACGCCCTAGCCTATTTGCCGGCAACTACAGCATCAGTGGCAGCAGTTGAATCGGAAAGATCGGGGCTGGCATCTGGCCTGTACAATACCTTTTATCAAGTAGGTTCCGCCATCGGATTGGCCATCATGGTAGCAATTGCCGGCGCGGCGACAGCTTCAAGCGGTTCCGCTGATCCAATCGAGGCATTGAATGCAGGGTTTCAGCAAGCGTTCTTCTGGTCTGGAATCATAGCATTTGCCGGTGCAATCCTGTCGCTCATATTTGTCCGTACGCCTGAATTGGCACAAATTCCTGCAGAGGAATAG
- a CDS encoding MFS transporter: MTAVLKKSSLNTKQKILAFTLTLLTFVMGTSEFVIVGLLNEVSSDLQISLAAAGTLISGFAISYAIGTPILTIFVSRFPKYPLMLTLISIFIIGNMISALSSSYELLILSRVVTAVVSGVLVALSMSVASDIMPENKKSSIIALIFAGFTISNVIGVPIGTLIGQLRNWQLTFWFTTLLGIISLVMAILILPRKLKVQKGSAKEQLRFLKNPRMILAFLIPTFSIAGTYTVYTYITPILEEGLAIPTAYVSAVLLAYGAFSILSNIVAGKIASHNGVSKLRYVFIIQAVILGSLYFTMGNSFAGLVSIMLMAVMIYAMNATIQLYLMNLAAVYSPAAKDFASSLTPVAVNIGIALGATIGGYVIANGSLHQLSWVGGLCALIASGLAFASYRLDQKQSFSVLEAFEGSKS, translated from the coding sequence ATGACCGCCGTTTTAAAAAAGAGTTCATTGAACACGAAACAAAAAATATTAGCTTTTACGCTGACGCTTTTAACATTTGTGATGGGAACAAGTGAATTTGTAATTGTTGGCCTGCTGAATGAAGTTTCTTCAGATTTGCAAATCAGCCTTGCGGCAGCGGGCACCTTAATATCCGGTTTTGCGATTTCCTACGCAATCGGGACGCCGATTCTGACCATTTTTGTCAGCCGGTTCCCCAAATATCCATTAATGCTGACTTTGATTTCTATATTTATCATTGGAAATATGATCAGCGCATTATCAAGTTCTTATGAGCTGTTGATTTTGTCCAGAGTCGTGACTGCAGTGGTCAGTGGGGTGTTGGTTGCCTTGTCCATGAGTGTCGCCAGCGACATCATGCCGGAAAACAAGAAAAGCTCCATCATCGCACTCATTTTTGCAGGCTTCACTATATCCAATGTCATCGGCGTTCCGATAGGGACTTTGATTGGGCAGTTGCGCAACTGGCAACTGACTTTCTGGTTTACAACGTTGCTCGGGATCATTAGTTTGGTCATGGCCATCCTAATCCTTCCCAGAAAACTGAAAGTACAAAAAGGATCGGCAAAAGAACAATTGCGTTTTTTGAAGAACCCACGGATGATTTTGGCTTTCCTTATACCAACGTTTTCAATTGCCGGGACCTATACGGTTTATACGTATATCACGCCGATCCTGGAAGAAGGACTGGCAATTCCCACGGCATATGTTAGTGCTGTTCTACTGGCTTATGGAGCATTCTCGATCTTAAGCAATATAGTTGCAGGAAAAATTGCCAGCCATAATGGTGTAAGCAAGCTCCGCTACGTGTTCATCATCCAAGCTGTCATATTGGGTTCGCTTTATTTTACGATGGGAAATTCATTTGCCGGGCTTGTGAGCATTATGTTGATGGCCGTCATGATTTATGCGATGAATGCCACTATTCAATTGTATTTGATGAACTTAGCGGCGGTTTATTCTCCAGCTGCTAAAGATTTTGCTTCTTCGCTAACACCTGTTGCTGTAAACATCGGCATTGCTTTAGGAGCGACAATCGGTGGATATGTCATAGCGAATGGAAGTCTTCACCAGTTATCGTGGGTCGGAGGATTGTGTGCGCTGATTGCTTCCGGCTTGGCATTTGCGAGCTATCGTCTGGATCAAAAACAAAGCTTTTCAGTTTTGGAAGCTTTCGAGGGCTCAAAATCATAA
- a CDS encoding DNA alkylation repair protein, with protein MVEKRETEIKRSSKAEDILLQINSKTKLGDLRKIAKDIKKDHEIAMELWSTGEFLPRLLAILIMDKKLLSQDVLNQLDQDMQTHTIDERNNLMDWLMANQLMKDKKNIALMESWRNSPSALQRRAFWYYQGRLRWTGQTPPDNTEDLLAAIEANLAQEEPEVQWAMNFTAGWIGIYDENYRARCMNIGEKTGLYKDEMVSKGCTPNYLPEFISIEVNKRSNN; from the coding sequence TTGGTTGAAAAAAGAGAGACAGAAATAAAACGCTCTTCAAAAGCAGAAGATATACTACTTCAGATCAATAGTAAAACGAAGCTGGGGGATTTGCGGAAAATCGCGAAAGACATTAAAAAAGACCACGAAATTGCTATGGAACTTTGGTCAACCGGAGAGTTTTTGCCCAGGTTACTGGCTATCTTAATTATGGACAAAAAACTGCTCTCACAAGATGTTCTTAATCAGCTTGATCAAGATATGCAGACGCACACTATTGATGAGCGAAATAACTTGATGGATTGGTTGATGGCTAATCAGCTCATGAAAGATAAGAAAAACATTGCCTTGATGGAGTCCTGGAGGAATAGTCCTTCTGCTCTCCAAAGGCGAGCTTTCTGGTATTATCAAGGGCGATTGAGATGGACTGGCCAAACACCGCCTGACAACACCGAAGATTTGCTGGCTGCAATAGAAGCGAATCTTGCGCAGGAAGAACCGGAAGTTCAATGGGCGATGAATTTCACCGCAGGCTGGATAGGCATTTATGATGAAAATTATCGTGCACGCTGTATGAATATTGGGGAGAAAACGGGTCTTTACAAAGATGAAATGGTATCCAAAGGATGTACGCCCAACTATTTGCCGGAGTTCATTTCAATCGAAGTTAACAAGCGAAGTAATAATTAG
- a CDS encoding DNA-3-methyladenine glycosylase I — protein MDGCVWPQNSELMQAYHDEEWCRPSRDDRYIFEMLTLEGAQAGLSWSIVLAKRNAYQTAFHHFDITFCAGLNDTDLEEIKENYQVIKHFSKLQSIRTNAEAVLKIQKEYGSFADFLWSFVDHKPIVNGWETDAQMPAQSPLSLLVSKDLKKRGFKFVGPVTTYSFLQAIGIVDDHVKTCKFHTSNR, from the coding sequence ATGGACGGATGTGTATGGCCGCAAAACAGTGAACTTATGCAAGCTTATCACGATGAGGAATGGTGCAGACCCAGTAGAGATGATCGATATATTTTCGAGATGTTAACGTTGGAGGGGGCCCAAGCCGGTTTATCTTGGAGTATTGTTTTAGCAAAGCGCAATGCTTATCAAACTGCTTTTCATCATTTTGACATCACATTTTGCGCCGGATTGAATGATACAGATTTAGAAGAGATAAAAGAGAATTATCAAGTCATCAAGCATTTTTCAAAGCTTCAATCGATTCGCACCAATGCGGAGGCAGTCTTAAAGATTCAAAAAGAATACGGGAGTTTTGCTGACTTCTTATGGAGTTTTGTCGATCATAAACCGATTGTGAATGGCTGGGAGACTGATGCGCAGATGCCTGCGCAATCTCCTTTATCCCTCCTGGTCAGTAAAGACCTTAAGAAGAGAGGCTTTAAGTTTGTAGGACCGGTTACCACCTATTCCTTTCTGCAGGCCATCGGTATCGTGGATGATCATGTGAAAACCTGTAAGTTTCATACTTCAAATAGATAG
- a CDS encoding Lrp/AsnC family transcriptional regulator, which produces MELNNIDFQILRLLSENSRIQWKDLGEQIHMTGQAVGNRIKKLEDSGVIQAYSLIVDEMKLGFSYTAFVIIYMKTTNHEQFTDFLGERQEVIEAHRVSGEGCYHLKIKVASQDQLNLLLNAILNYGNYTLYLSIKEIKQRRSLIDTAGKYHA; this is translated from the coding sequence ATGGAACTAAACAATATTGATTTTCAGATCCTTCGCCTGCTGTCGGAGAATTCCCGTATCCAATGGAAAGACTTGGGCGAACAAATCCACATGACGGGCCAGGCAGTGGGCAACCGCATCAAGAAACTGGAAGACAGCGGCGTCATTCAAGCCTATTCCCTGATTGTCGATGAGATGAAGCTGGGGTTTTCATATACGGCATTTGTCATCATTTACATGAAAACAACCAATCACGAGCAGTTCACCGATTTTCTTGGGGAGCGGCAAGAAGTAATCGAAGCGCACCGTGTATCGGGAGAAGGCTGCTACCATTTGAAAATAAAAGTGGCTTCCCAAGATCAGTTAAACCTGCTCTTGAATGCGATTCTAAATTACGGAAATTATACTTTGTACCTTTCCATAAAAGAAATTAAACAACGGCGTTCGTTGATTGATACCGCTGGAAAATACCATGCTTAA
- a CDS encoding nitrite reductase, translating to MEKQEKMKIAINGGIGFGAKLNAKQLVAISKYMEEDEELELTTFQQLYVEVPADKEKEVIEEFTKVGLACYPVGNFVKSLRTCNFCKGEEAEGMPVAKELNRRIAGKPVPVTLKAAYTGCAVGCGEPMLSDIGVMKNRDRFNLYVGGKAKGKDAEVGSLLLENLSSEELYEAVEKIITGYAETGKKRETFYKYTKRIGRLHLIE from the coding sequence ATGGAAAAACAGGAGAAAATGAAAATTGCCATCAATGGCGGCATTGGATTCGGCGCCAAACTGAATGCCAAACAGCTGGTGGCCATTTCAAAATATATGGAGGAGGATGAGGAGCTGGAGCTGACGACTTTCCAGCAGCTTTATGTTGAAGTTCCAGCAGACAAAGAGAAAGAAGTCATCGAAGAATTTACAAAGGTGGGACTTGCCTGTTACCCGGTCGGCAATTTTGTCAAAAGCTTAAGGACCTGCAATTTCTGCAAAGGGGAAGAAGCAGAAGGGATGCCGGTGGCGAAAGAGTTGAACCGCCGCATTGCCGGAAAACCGGTGCCCGTTACATTGAAAGCTGCCTATACGGGTTGTGCGGTCGGGTGTGGCGAACCGATGCTGAGTGATATCGGGGTGATGAAAAACCGGGACCGCTTTAATCTGTATGTCGGTGGAAAGGCAAAAGGAAAAGATGCGGAAGTTGGTTCGTTGTTGCTGGAGAATCTTTCCTCTGAAGAATTGTACGAAGCAGTAGAAAAAATCATCACAGGATATGCAGAGACAGGAAAAAAACGCGAAACCTTTTACAAATACACCAAGAGAATAGGCCGGCTCCATTTAATAGAGTAA
- a CDS encoding ArsR/SmtB family transcription factor, producing MENLNVLDIFKALSNETRLNILKWLREPEKNFPAQQAHLPKEVSIEGGVCVGDIQEKVNLSQSTVSHYLSLMQKAGLLEAVRYGQWTYYRRNEETLAKIAKFINEEI from the coding sequence ATGGAAAATTTAAATGTTTTAGATATTTTCAAAGCATTGTCAAATGAAACCCGTCTGAATATTTTAAAGTGGCTGCGGGAGCCAGAGAAGAATTTTCCGGCACAGCAAGCGCATTTGCCAAAGGAGGTAAGCATTGAAGGCGGCGTTTGTGTTGGTGATATTCAAGAAAAAGTGAACTTATCCCAGTCAACCGTTTCTCATTACTTGTCGCTTATGCAGAAAGCAGGTTTGCTTGAAGCGGTGCGTTACGGGCAGTGGACCTATTACAGACGGAACGAAGAAACTTTGGCGAAAATTGCAAAGTTCATCAATGAAGAGATTTAA
- a CDS encoding sporulation protein yields the protein MSLLETLRTNAGTGNAKIGLHILKAKVRQGDMVSGQVYVIGGEAEQKIDGVTISVMTTILVNEGERKVMQDAEIQHFSLTDSFRILPKEEKTVPFSLKLSPETPQTIHKVDVWLKTVLKTEKGKEASDEHDIHVMGTEAAEKILAAMHELDFSLKKALNIKSDLTHSGVVQELEFYPSHKFKRHFTILQLALISDNVGTTAYIKLVHEGGNQRNSLGHKAQETESKTLLHYRYGNVPDGEEVYQQLLHHLTSKT from the coding sequence GTGTCTCTTTTAGAAACTTTAAGAACAAACGCCGGAACAGGGAATGCCAAAATCGGACTTCATATCTTAAAGGCCAAAGTGAGACAAGGAGATATGGTTTCAGGGCAAGTGTATGTAATAGGAGGCGAAGCGGAGCAAAAAATAGATGGCGTTACAATTTCAGTTATGACAACTATTTTGGTGAACGAAGGTGAACGGAAAGTTATGCAAGACGCAGAAATCCAGCACTTCAGCCTAACAGACTCTTTTAGGATTTTGCCGAAAGAGGAAAAAACGGTTCCGTTTTCATTAAAGCTCTCTCCTGAAACCCCTCAGACTATCCATAAAGTGGATGTTTGGCTGAAAACAGTGTTAAAAACGGAAAAGGGGAAGGAGGCAAGTGATGAGCATGACATCCATGTCATGGGGACTGAAGCGGCAGAAAAAATTTTGGCTGCTATGCATGAGTTGGATTTCTCGTTAAAAAAGGCACTAAATATCAAAAGCGATCTGACCCATAGCGGCGTTGTTCAGGAACTTGAATTTTACCCCAGCCACAAGTTCAAGCGCCATTTCACTATCCTGCAGTTGGCGCTTATATCGGATAATGTAGGAACCACTGCCTATATCAAGCTCGTACATGAAGGGGGTAACCAAAGAAATTCACTTGGCCATAAAGCACAGGAAACAGAATCCAAAACGCTGCTTCATTACCGCTATGGCAATGTGCCTGATGGGGAAGAGGTCTATCAGCAACTCCTACATCATTTGACAAGCAAAACGTAA